Below is a genomic region from Nocardioides panacis.
CCATCCCGCCCCCCCTGATCGGCCGGGTGCTGAGCCTGCTCAAGGGGCACTTCGACTTCGTGGTCGTCGACACCTCCCCCCGCGTTCGACGAGTACGCCCTCCAGGCGTTCGACGAGACCGACGAGATGCTGCTGGTCACCACGCTCGACGTGCCGACCCTGAAGAACGTCAAGGTCGCGGTCGAGACGCTCGACCTGCTCAACTTCCCGCGCAGCCACCGCCACCTGATCCTCAACCGCGCCGACGACAAGGTCGGGCTGACCCCGGACAAGGTGGAGAGCACCCTCGGCATGACCATCGCCGCCGCGATCCCCACCTCCTCCCAGGTGGCGCACGCCACCAACTCGGGCGAGCCGATCGTGAGCGCCCAGCCCAAGCACGCGGTGAGCCAGGCGATCGTCGCCCTCGGCCAGCGGCTCGCCAGCAGCTCCGGCGTGCCGAGCGACGCGGTGAGCTCAGCGGTTCCCGCCCCCAAGCGGTCCTTCCTCCGCCGAAACAGCAGGTCGTCCTCGTGAGCACCCTCGCCGACCGGCTCGCCGCCGCGTCACGGGACCGCGCCACGCCGACCGCCCCGGCCCGCGACGCCATGGCCACCATGAACGAGCGCCGCGGCAAGGAGGAGACCAAGGCCGAGACCGACTTCTCCAACCTCAAGTCGCAGGTCCACAACACGCTGCTCCAGCAGCTCGGCCCGAAGCTGTACGACGCCGAGCTCACCCCGACCGAGCTCGAGCACATGGTCAAGGGCGCCCTGCAGGAGGCCATGCAGGCCGAGGACATCCTGCTCACCGCCGCCGAGCGGACCCGGATCTCCCAGGAGATCTCCGACGACATCCTCGGCTACGGCCCGATCGAGCCGTTCCTGCGCGACCCCGATCTGACCGAGGTCATGGTCAACGGTCCGAACAGCATCTACATCGAGCGCGGCGGCCGCCTGATCAAGGTCGACGGTCACTTCAGCGACGAGCAGCACCTGCGCCGCACCATCGACAAGATCGTGTCCCGCATCGGCCGTCGCGTCGACGAGTCCAGCCCGATGGTGGACGCCCGCCTGCCGGACGGCAGCCGGGTGAACGCCGTCATCCCGCCACTGGCCGTGGACGGGTCCCTGCTGACCATCCGCAAGTTCTCCGCCGACCCGTACACCAGCGCCGACCTGGTCGCCTTCGGCACCTACTCGCAGCGGACCGCCGACTTCCTGGCGGCCTGCGTCAAGGGCCGGCTGAACGTCGTGGTCTCCGGGAGCACCGGCTCGGGGAAGACCACCACCTTGAACGTGCTCTCCTCCTTCATCCCGCACGACGAGCGGATCGTCACGATCGAGGACGCCGCGGAGCTGCAGCTGCACCAGGACCACGTGCTGCGGCTCGAGTCCCGCCCGGCCAACATCGAGGGGAAGGGTGCCGTCGAGATCCGGGACCTGGTCAAGAACAGCCTGCGCATGCGTCCCGACCGGATCGTGGTCGGCGAGGTCCGCGACTCCTCCGCGCTCGACATGCTGCAGGCGATGAACACCGGTCACGACGGCTCGCTCTGCACGGTCCACTCGAACGGTCCGCGCGACACGCTGGCGCGCATCGAGACGATGGTGCTGATGGCCGGCATGGACCTGCCGATCCGGGCGATCCGCGAGCAGGTGGCCTCCGCCGTCGACCTGATCGTGCACCAGAGCCGGCTCAAGGACGGCTCGCGCCGGATCACCCACGTCACCGAGGTCGAGCGCATGGAGGGGGACGTGATCACGCTGCAGGACGTCTTCATCTACGACCACTCGGCCGGCTTCGACGAGAACGGCAAGACCCTCGGCCGGCTGCGGGCGACGGGGCTGCGCCCCAAGTTCATCGAGAAGCTGGCGCACGTCAACGTGCACGTCGACCCGATGCTGTTCGCGATGGACGGTGGCTGACCCGGTGACCACCGACCGCGGACGCGGGTTCCGGCGGCCGCTCCTCGCCCTCGCGGCGTGGGTGGTCGTCGGCGTCACGCTGTCCTCCTCCCCCGCCCTGGCCGCCGAGGGGACGATCGACCACGTCGAGACCCGCGGCGGCAAGGTCCAGGTCCTCTACTCGCTCCCCGGCTCCGGCGACTCCGCACCCGACCTCGGGACCGTCGGCCTGAGCCTCGACGACACGCCCCTCGTAGCCAAGGCCGAGCTGGCCACCGGCGCGGCCCAGGCGGTCCGGCGGACCACGGTCCTCGCCATCGACGTCAGCGACAGCATGAAGGGCGCCAAGTTCGCGGCGGCCAAGCAGGCGGCCCAGGTGTTCCTGGACACCGCACCCTCCGACCTGTACGTCGGGATCGTGACCTTCGCGGGCGGCGTGACCGTCGCCCAGGAGCCCACCCTGGACAGGTCCGCGGCCACCGCGGTCGTCGATGGTCTCCAGCTGTCCTACGGCACCCTGCTCTACCCCGGGATCCAGAAGGCCGTCTCCCTGGGAGGGAAGGCAGGCAGCCGCAGCATCATCGTGCTCTCGGACGGCCGGGACACCTCCGACGTGGCGCTGGCCTCGGTGACCGCGGGCATCAAGAAGGCCGGGGTCAAGGTCGACGTCGTGGCCCTCGCCCAGTCCTCGTCCGAGGAGGCGCTGCTCCAGCCGCTGTCCGACGCCGGCGAGGGCTCCGTCATCAGCGAGAGCAACCCGGCCGCTCTCGGCCAGGTGTTCGCCGGCGAGGCGGACCTCCTGGCCAAGCAGATCCTGATCACCGCACCCCTGCCGACGGACGGCACCCCCGAGGGCACCCTGGCGGTCTCGGTCGTCGCCGGCGGCGAGACCTACACCGACGAGGCGTTCGTCACGCTGCCCGCGCCCAAGACCACGGTCGCCTCCCCGACCGACCTGCACCCCGCCGACCCCGGGACCACGGTCTCCAGCACCGTGATGCTGGCCGGCCTCGGCGCGCTCGGCCTCGGCGCCCTCGTCCTGGTCCTCGCGGTCAGCGGCGCCACGACGTCCCGGCGCGAGTCCGTCGAGAGCCGCATCGACGTCTACACCCGCACCGGCAGCACCCGCCGCATCGGCAACCGGCCGGACGCCCCCCGCGCAGGGGATCTCCGCGCAGGCCGTCGGCATCGCGTCCAAGGCGCTGAAGAGCAACCGTGGTTTCGAGGTCAAGCTCGGCGACCGGCTGGACGCGGCGGGGATGTCCCTCAAGCCGGCCGAGTGGCTGCTCCTGCACGCGGGCGTCGCCTTCACGGTGACGGCCCTGACGCTGGCCCTGACCGGCGCGAACCTGGTCCTCAGCCTGGTCGGGCTGATCCTCGGGATCCTGGTGCCGTGGGTGTTCCTCGGCTCGAAGCGCTCCCGGCGGCTCAAGGCGTTCAACGCGCAGCTCGCGAGCTGCCTGCAGCTGATCGCCGGAAGCCTCCAGGCCGGCCTGTCGCTGGCCCAGGCCCTGGACACCGTGGTGCGGGAGGGCACCGAGCCGCTGTCCGGCGAGTTCCGGCGGGCGCTCGTCGAGACACGCCTGGGCGTGCCGATCGAGGACGCCCTGAGCTCCATCGGTGAGCGCATGGAAAGCGCGGACTTCTCCTGGACCGTGATGGCCATCCGCATCCAGCGCGAGGTGGGCGGCAACCTGGCCGAGCTGCTGCTGAACGTCGCGGCCACCCTGCGCGAGCGCGAGTACCTCCGTCGCCAGGTCAAGTCGCTGTCGGCCGAGGGCCGGTTCTCGGCGTACATCCTGCTGGGTCTTCCCGTGGTCGTGCTCATCTTCCTGATGGTCTCCAACCCGGTCTACGTGCAGCCGCTGATCAGCACGCCGATCGGATGGGTCCTGCTCGCGGGTATGACCATCTTGATGACGCTGGGTGCGTTCACTATGAAGAAGCTCGTCAAGGTGGAGGTCTGATGACGACGGTCGTGCTGATGCTCGGGATCACCGGCATCTTCGCCGGTATCTTCCTCTCCTTGACCGCTGTGGGTGTCTTCACGAACGAGGAGCGCGGCATCTCGAAGTCCCTGGTGGTGTTGGACGCCTTTTCCAACGCACCGTCCTCGATGCAGGAGGAGCTCGACCCGTCTTTCAACGACCGGGTGCTCAACCCCATGCTGTCCCGCTTCACCAGTCTCGGTAAGCGCCTCACTCCCCACGACTATGCCGAGCGGATCCAGCACAAGCTGGACGTGGCCGGCAATCCGGTCGGGTGGAACGTCGACCGCATCGTCTCGCTGAAAGTGATCGGGATCGGCGGCGGTGCCTTCGTAGGCATGCTGCTCGCCCTGCTCCTCGGTGCCGGGCCGGTGAAGATCCTCGGTGTGATCGTCGTGGGAGCCGTGCTGGGCTACTTCGGTCCGAACTACTACATCTACCAGAAGGGCTACGACCGCACGCAGCAGATGCAGCGGGACCTGCCCGACGCCCTCGACCTGCTCTCGATCTCGGTGGAGGCCGGCCTGGGGTTCGACGCCGCGCTGGCCCAGGTGGCCCGCAACACCACCGGGCCGCTGGCCCACGAGCTCGCCAGGGTGCTGCAGGAGATGCAAATCGGTCTCGGCCGGGCGAGCGCACTGCGAGCGCTCGGCGAGCGCAGCTCACTCGCGGACCTCCGTTCGTTCACGTCCGCGATGGTGCAGGCCGACGCGTTCGGCATCCCGATGTCCAAGGTCCTGCGGGTCCAGTCCGACGAGATCCGGCTCAAGCGCCGGCAGCGGGCCGAGGAGAAGGCGCAGCAGGTGCCGGTCAAGATGATGATCCCGCTGGTGCTCTTCATCCTTCCCACCCTGTTCATCGCGGTGCTGGGACCGGCCGTCATCGGCATGCTGGGCGCGTTCAGCTCCGGCGGAGCGATGAATTGAGCCAGCGCGAGCAGGTGGCCATCACCAGCCGCGTGTTCTGCCTGGCGGCGGTGCTCGGCCTCACCCTGATCGGTGGAAACTCCTCCCTGATCCAGACCGTCGTCACCGTGATCACGGTCGGCGCCCTGTCCGGCTACGTCTCCTACATGACCGGGCACACCAGCCTGGTGGTGCTGACCGCCGAGACCGTGATCGTGGGCCTGATCATGGGGCTGACGTTCCCGGACTCGGTCGTGCTGATGCCCTACCTGGTCGTCCTGCCCCTGCTCGCGGGACTGTTCAAGGGCTTCACCGGGGTCGCCGTCAACCTGATGGCACAGGCGGTCGCGGTGATCCTGATCCCGATCCTGACCCAGGGGTTCTCGGGCCTCGACACCCGCGCACTCGCGCTCGCGCCGTGGTTGCTCACCAACTTCGGCGGTGGGCTGCTCGGCGTGTGGGCGCGCAGCCTCGGACTCACCGCCGGCACGGACCCCGGCTCCGAGCAGTACGAGTCCGCACGGCAGCTGCTCACCCAGCTCCGTACCGTGGCCCGGCGACTCTCGGCAGGACTGGACAGCGAGGGCATGTCCGCCCAGCTGATGGCCACGATGCACGAGCACCTCGACGACA
It encodes:
- a CDS encoding type II secretion system F family protein, producing MLGITGIFAGIFLSLTAVGVFTNEERGISKSLVVLDAFSNAPSSMQEELDPSFNDRVLNPMLSRFTSLGKRLTPHDYAERIQHKLDVAGNPVGWNVDRIVSLKVIGIGGGAFVGMLLALLLGAGPVKILGVIVVGAVLGYFGPNYYIYQKGYDRTQQMQRDLPDALDLLSISVEAGLGFDAALAQVARNTTGPLAHELARVLQEMQIGLGRASALRALGERSSLADLRSFTSAMVQADAFGIPMSKVLRVQSDEIRLKRRQRAEEKAQQVPVKMMIPLVLFILPTLFIAVLGPAVIGMLGAFSSGGAMN
- a CDS encoding type II secretion system F family protein translates to MVREGTEPLSGEFRRALVETRLGVPIEDALSSIGERMESADFSWTVMAIRIQREVGGNLAELLLNVAATLREREYLRRQVKSLSAEGRFSAYILLGLPVVVLIFLMVSNPVYVQPLISTPIGWVLLAGMTILMTLGAFTMKKLVKVEV
- a CDS encoding ATPase, T2SS/T4P/T4SS family, translated to MPIIVESSRSNSDLFTSVSGADAQVVASLEELKRLLADSPNEYAIVLGPAVDLEAAAALADMLRVTRPTISVILIRRRVDTIVLAEALRSGMREVVDERDLTGLGAAIHRAHQVWTALTGAPAAAAGGDRGTLITVFSPKGGVGKTTLAVNLALALSARGAHRVCLVDLDLAFGDIAITLQLFPARTMADVVHLESGLDFGVLEPLLTTYNESVSALVAPVQPDAKDTIPPPLIGRVLSLLKGHFDFVVVDTSPRVRRVRPPGVRRDRRDAAGHHARRADPEERQGRGRDARPAQLPAQPPPPDPQPRRRQGRADPGQGGEHPRHDHRRRDPHLLPGGARHQLGRADRERPAQARGEPGDRRPRPAARQQLRRAERRGELSGSRPQAVLPPPKQQVVLVSTLADRLAAASRDRATPTAPARDAMATMNERRGKEETKAETDFSNLKSQVHNTLLQQLGPKLYDAELTPTELEHMVKGALQEAMQAEDILLTAAERTRISQEISDDILGYGPIEPFLRDPDLTEVMVNGPNSIYIERGGRLIKVDGHFSDEQHLRRTIDKIVSRIGRRVDESSPMVDARLPDGSRVNAVIPPLAVDGSLLTIRKFSADPYTSADLVAFGTYSQRTADFLAACVKGRLNVVVSGSTGSGKTTTLNVLSSFIPHDERIVTIEDAAELQLHQDHVLRLESRPANIEGKGAVEIRDLVKNSLRMRPDRIVVGEVRDSSALDMLQAMNTGHDGSLCTVHSNGPRDTLARIETMVLMAGMDLPIRAIREQVASAVDLIVHQSRLKDGSRRITHVTEVERMEGDVITLQDVFIYDHSAGFDENGKTLGRLRATGLRPKFIEKLAHVNVHVDPMLFAMDGG
- a CDS encoding vWA domain-containing protein, whose product is MTTDRGRGFRRPLLALAAWVVVGVTLSSSPALAAEGTIDHVETRGGKVQVLYSLPGSGDSAPDLGTVGLSLDDTPLVAKAELATGAAQAVRRTTVLAIDVSDSMKGAKFAAAKQAAQVFLDTAPSDLYVGIVTFAGGVTVAQEPTLDRSAATAVVDGLQLSYGTLLYPGIQKAVSLGGKAGSRSIIVLSDGRDTSDVALASVTAGIKKAGVKVDVVALAQSSSEEALLQPLSDAGEGSVISESNPAALGQVFAGEADLLAKQILITAPLPTDGTPEGTLAVSVVAGGETYTDEAFVTLPAPKTTVASPTDLHPADPGTTVSSTVMLAGLGALGLGALVLVLAVSGATTSRRESVESRIDVYTRTGSTRRIGNRPDAPRAGDLRAGRRHRVQGAEEQPWFRGQARRPAGRGGDVPQAGRVAAPARGRRLHGDGPDAGPDRREPGPQPGRADPRDPGAVGVPRLEALPAAQGVQRAARELPAADRRKPPGRPVAGPGPGHRGAGGHRAAVRRVPAGARRDTPGRADRGRPELHR